One Vicugna pacos chromosome 12, VicPac4, whole genome shotgun sequence genomic window carries:
- the LOC140700183 gene encoding LOW QUALITY PROTEIN: putative tetratricopeptide repeat protein 41 (The sequence of the model RefSeq protein was modified relative to this genomic sequence to represent the inferred CDS: substituted 1 base at 1 genomic stop codon) yields the protein MSQKANENVDSNAQFLLQPQKPIXPYLCLTLNDFQEERNFLANYIFPQLNELCNSRGTYFKAVDLRWSALKAQAPLPSSLFRHHFHLHLQHLKLCLDYMNSCFPFFIYLLGQTYGDFVPDYSPVLFSEATDLSTLSIVEQNLYVAAKNSYPWVLENADCSLMELEIIQAAFLNESQFQYFYCKTEIMLLKTLDEEKKEIISSGFLTNDELKLKMGKLKAKIISKGLPVRFYRDLHELGELALQNWSVVIETLSPATLLMENIGEYIWR from the coding sequence atgagccagaaggCAAATGAGAATGTAGACAGCAATGCCCAATTCCTTTTACAGCCCCAGAAACCCATTTAGCCTTACCTCTGCTTGACTCTGAATGATTTTCAAGAAGAGAGAAACTTTTTGGCAAACTACATCTTCCCTCAGCTGAATGAACTCTGCAATTCCCGGGGCACGTACTTCAAAGCTGTGGACCTGAGGTGGTCAGCGTTGAAGGCCCAGGCACCCTTACCCTCCAGCCTGTTTAGACATCATTTTCATCTCCACTTGCAACATCTGAAGCTCTGTCTCGACTACATGAACAGCTGCTTTCCCTTTTTTATCTACTTGCTGGGTCAGACATATGGGGACTTTGTCCCTGACTACTCACCAGTCCTGTTCTCCGAGGCAACTGACTTGTCAACTTTATCCATAGTGGAACAGAATctctatgttgctgcaaaaaaCAGTTATCCCTGGGTCCTGGAGAATGCTGACTGCAGTCTGATGGAATTAGAGATCATCCAAGCAGCATTTCTGAATGAGTCTCAATTTCAGTATTTTTACTGTAAGACAGAAATCATGCTGCTGAAGACTTTGGATGAGGAAAAGAAGGAGATAATATCCTCAGGTTTTCTGACAAACGACGAGTTAAAATTAAAGATGGGGAAGCTTAAGGCCAAGATTATTAGCAAAGGGCTCCCTGTCAGATTTTATAGAGATCTCCATGAGTTGGGTGAGCTGGCTCTCCAGAACTGGTCGGTTGTGATAGAAACACTTTCACCAGCCACTTTACTGATGGAAAATATAGGTGAGTACATATGGAGATAG